The Paenibacillus beijingensis nucleotide sequence ACCTCTTCCCGGTACGGCCATGGGGAGAGATAGACGCTGCTGTACAGCAACCCGAAGCCGATTTGCAGCAGATCCGCACGGAACCGGTCGCGCTGCTTGCGCAGCGCTTCCGGAATTTCGGCCATGACCAATTCCCAGGTGCCGTCCCACGCTTCCCGGTACCGCTGCGGCTTCAAGTTGATCGACCGGATAAACCTCCTTCCCGCTTCGGTGATCAGGTAGGCCGACCGCGACGGCGAATCGGCGTATCCTTCCTTTTTCAGCCGGGACAGCGCATTGCGGATATAAGGAGCGGTGTAGTTGCGGCGCTCATAAATCGATATGATCTGCTGGGTTTCCATCCGGTCCGCCCGTGAAAGCAGAAACAGAATTTGCTTATCGATCGATAACAAGTCATCACATCCTTATTGACAAAGAGAGTGGGGAGGTTTATAACATAAATACCAACGTTGGTGTGAAAAATTGTTATAAAAGAGTTGAGTGCCAACTCTAGTATTGTATCGTATCGTCAGCAAAAACAAAAACCGGAAGACGCATTTTCAGGAGGAGAAAAGGATGTCATTGAATTGGAAAAAATATGTATGTACACTTGCAGCCGGGGCAGCGCTTATATGGGGAAGCTCCGTTCCGAATGTTACGGCAGCGGCGAACCGGGATGTAGGCGCGAACGTCAGCAGCTACCTGCAGTGGAATACGGCGGTACATATCGAATTGGATTCCGCTCCGCTGGCGGAAGAGGGCATAATGGAAAATACGCAAATTTTGGTGCCGCTGCGGGCGGTGTTTGAAGCGGCCGGAGCGAAGGTAAGCTGGAACGCGGGCTCTAACACCGTTACGGCCGAAGGAAAAGGATACAAGCTTACGCAAGCGAAAGGGTCGCGATCCGTATTCGTAAACGGCATCTCTTATGAACTCGATCATGAAGCCGTCGTATCCGGCGGCAATTTGATGGTGTCCGAACGTGCGGTGCCGCTGGCGCTGAATGCCGCTCTCTATTGGAACTCCGCCGCGCGGACACTGTCGATCGTTTCCCCCGCTGACAAAAGCGGCGGATTGCAGATCGAGAGCCCGGCCTTTGCGAAGTTCGGTACCATACCCGCCAAATATGCGCACCAAGGCGGCAGCGGACGCGACATCAGCCCGCCGGTAAGCTGGTCCAATGCGCCGGAAGGCACAAAATCGTTCGCGGTCGTCATGTACGATATTCATCCGATCGCCGACAATTACATTCATTGGAGCGTGCTGAATGTGCCGGGAGCCGTTCGCGAGCTTTCCGAAGACGCGGCCGCCGCGCTCCCGGCCGGGCAGCAGCCGAACGCTTATTTCGGCATGGGGCCGCCGCCGTTCTCCGGCGATCACCTGTACCGGCTGGCCGTCTATGCCCTGGATACCGAGCTTTTGGAATTGAAGGACA carries:
- a CDS encoding YbhB/YbcL family Raf kinase inhibitor-like protein; the protein is MSLNWKKYVCTLAAGAALIWGSSVPNVTAAANRDVGANVSSYLQWNTAVHIELDSAPLAEEGIMENTQILVPLRAVFEAAGAKVSWNAGSNTVTAEGKGYKLTQAKGSRSVFVNGISYELDHEAVVSGGNLMVSERAVPLALNAALYWNSAARTLSIVSPADKSGGLQIESPAFAKFGTIPAKYAHQGGSGRDISPPVSWSNAPEGTKSFAVVMYDIHPIADNYIHWSVLNVPGAVRELSEDAAAALPAGQQPNAYFGMGPPPFSGDHLYRLAVYALDTELLELKDKVVFFDELEPLLQAHELGHAEWDGFFRNTVN